From Pseudomonas sp. StFLB209, a single genomic window includes:
- a CDS encoding ABC transporter substrate-binding protein: MTQAVFPGRLLASVALTLALTGCSPSGDQAANKTLNIAFWGDNTTLVSVDPFQVYWLEHRVLLRNVAESLTDQDPDTGKIIPWLAKSWEVSADALTYTFKLRDDVTFSNGERFDAHAVKTAFDSNKAFATELPATFGATYLAGYDHAEVVDDFTLKLVLSKPNAGFLQATSTTNLAILAPASYKLTAKERSLGKIIGTGPFTLEHYTPESGAKLVKRKGYHWASANVKNQGEAHLDTVEISYIPEESVRNGLFLQGKADILWPRNPFSEVDLKLFQSKGATIQSRSLPGPALNLFPNTRGERLLSDKQVRLALQKAIDRKTYASAVYNAEFPVVTGIFDVTTPYFKSQAAKLAYDPAGAEQLLDSAGWAKGTDGYRYKDGKRLSLSYNISPAETAGDVLIQDQLRKVGVDLKLSVVTRAEWVANNASGNYDLSINYMTRADPIILQTILDPRAANSAALATNIYEPQTLEKAKALFDAGITATQSEQRAAAYGELQDLLVDEGSAFPVYERVWQAATAAKVKNFRWTAEGFALLSDIELAGNQEAKK; encoded by the coding sequence ATGACCCAAGCTGTTTTCCCCGGCCGCCTGCTGGCCTCTGTCGCGCTGACTCTGGCGCTGACCGGGTGCTCGCCATCCGGCGACCAAGCCGCCAACAAGACCCTGAACATCGCCTTCTGGGGCGACAACACCACCCTGGTCAGCGTCGATCCCTTCCAGGTCTATTGGCTGGAGCACCGGGTGCTGCTGCGCAACGTCGCTGAATCGCTCACTGACCAGGACCCGGACACCGGCAAAATCATCCCCTGGCTGGCGAAAAGCTGGGAGGTCAGCGCCGACGCCCTGACCTACACCTTCAAGCTGCGTGACGACGTGACCTTCAGTAACGGCGAGCGCTTCGATGCCCATGCGGTGAAGACTGCTTTCGACAGCAACAAGGCATTCGCCACCGAGCTGCCGGCGACCTTCGGCGCCACCTATCTGGCCGGTTATGACCATGCTGAAGTGGTCGACGACTTCACCCTCAAGCTGGTGCTGTCCAAGCCCAACGCCGGCTTCCTGCAAGCCACCTCCACCACCAACCTGGCGATCCTCGCCCCGGCCTCGTACAAGCTGACTGCCAAAGAGCGCTCGCTGGGCAAGATCATCGGCACCGGCCCGTTCACCCTGGAACACTACACCCCGGAAAGCGGCGCAAAGCTGGTCAAGCGCAAGGGCTACCACTGGGCCTCGGCCAACGTGAAAAATCAGGGTGAAGCACACCTCGACACCGTCGAGATCAGCTACATCCCGGAAGAAAGCGTACGCAACGGGCTGTTTTTACAAGGCAAGGCCGACATCCTCTGGCCGCGCAACCCGTTCTCGGAAGTCGACCTGAAGCTGTTCCAGTCCAAGGGCGCGACCATCCAGAGCCGTTCACTGCCCGGCCCGGCACTCAACCTGTTCCCCAACACCCGTGGCGAGCGCCTGCTCAGCGACAAGCAAGTGCGCCTGGCCCTGCAAAAAGCCATCGACCGCAAGACCTACGCCAGCGCCGTATACAACGCCGAGTTCCCGGTGGTGACCGGGATCTTCGACGTCACCACCCCGTACTTCAAGAGCCAGGCCGCCAAGCTGGCCTACGACCCGGCCGGCGCCGAGCAGTTGCTCGACAGCGCCGGCTGGGCCAAAGGCACCGACGGTTATCGCTACAAGGACGGCAAACGCCTGAGCCTGAGCTACAACATCAGCCCGGCAGAAACCGCCGGCGACGTACTGATTCAAGACCAACTGCGCAAAGTCGGCGTGGACCTGAAACTCAGTGTCGTAACCCGTGCCGAGTGGGTTGCCAACAACGCCTCGGGCAACTACGACCTGAGCATCAACTACATGACCCGCGCCGACCCGATCATCCTGCAGACGATTCTTGACCCCCGCGCCGCCAACAGTGCGGCACTGGCCACCAACATCTACGAGCCGCAAACCCTGGAAAAAGCCAAGGCCCTGTTCGACGCCGGCATCACTGCCACCCAGAGCGAGCAACGCGCCGCCGCCTATGGCGAACTGCAAGACCTGCTGGTCGACGAAGGCTCGGCGTTCCCGGTGTACGAGCGGGTCTGGCAGGCCGCCACCGCCGCCAAAGTGAAGAATTTCCGCTGGACCGCTGAGGGCTTCGCCCTGCTCAGCGACATCGAACTGGCAGGCAACCAAGAGGCGAAAAAATGA